A single region of the Deefgea piscis genome encodes:
- a CDS encoding cytochrome b codes for MKHSAPKNYDPLQISLHWLMALLIIAGFILAWFFADMPLSPDKFKMINWHKWTGITVLGLFFVRFGYKLIRGTPIVDPELPVIQRKLAIGVHHLLYFLMFLLPVVGWLMSSAKGFAVVYFGVFKLPDLIAKNEQVGNLLVSAHELIAYTLLALIVLHIAGAIKHQLIDKDSTLARMLPFLNHK; via the coding sequence ATGAAACATTCAGCGCCCAAAAATTATGATCCCTTGCAAATCAGCCTGCATTGGCTGATGGCACTACTGATCATTGCGGGATTTATTTTGGCATGGTTTTTTGCCGATATGCCCTTATCGCCAGATAAATTCAAAATGATTAACTGGCATAAATGGACCGGTATTACCGTGCTTGGCTTATTTTTCGTTCGCTTTGGCTATAAACTCATCAGGGGTACCCCTATTGTCGACCCCGAGTTACCGGTAATCCAGCGCAAACTCGCCATCGGCGTCCATCATTTACTGTACTTTCTGATGTTTTTATTGCCCGTAGTCGGCTGGCTGATGAGTTCAGCTAAAGGCTTTGCCGTCGTCTACTTCGGCGTATTCAAACTGCCCGATTTAATCGCAAAAAATGAACAAGTCGGCAATTTGCTCGTCTCAGCCCATGAGTTAATCGCTTACACACTATTGGCGTTGATCGTCTTGCATATCGCAGGGGCGATTAAACATCAGCTCATTGATAAAGACAGCACTTTGGCGCGGATGCTGCCATTTTTAAATCACAAATAA
- a CDS encoding YceI family protein, which yields MFRSLIAASLLLIGSHAMAAQSLVNAKSQLNFTFKQMNTPVDGNFKNFTAKINFNPAKPETAKAEILVDLASIDVGGPDGNGEAKKKAWFDIASNPKATFTATSVKALGGGKFETKGKLTMKGISHDVSGTMTAKALGNDLLLEGSIPVLRLQYKIGDGVWADTGTVADEVIVKYKLLLTGKAD from the coding sequence ATGTTTCGTTCCTTAATTGCTGCAAGCTTATTACTGATTGGCAGTCACGCGATGGCCGCACAAAGTTTAGTCAACGCAAAAAGTCAGCTGAACTTTACTTTTAAGCAAATGAATACCCCTGTTGACGGCAATTTTAAAAACTTTACCGCCAAAATTAATTTTAATCCCGCCAAACCAGAGACCGCTAAAGCGGAAATCCTGGTCGATCTAGCCAGCATTGATGTGGGTGGCCCTGACGGCAACGGCGAAGCCAAGAAAAAAGCTTGGTTTGATATTGCGAGTAATCCTAAAGCCACATTTACCGCCACCAGCGTTAAAGCATTAGGCGGTGGTAAATTTGAAACTAAAGGCAAGCTCACAATGAAAGGCATCAGTCATGACGTTAGCGGCACCATGACCGCTAAAGCGCTTGGTAACGACTTATTGCTTGAAGGCAGCATTCCGGTGCTGCGCCTGCAATACAAAATTGGTGACGGCGTTTGGGCCGACACCGGCACAGTGGCCGACGAAGTCATTGTGAAATACAAACTGCTGCTCACAGGCAAAGCAGATTAA